In one window of Podospora pseudopauciseta strain CBS 411.78 chromosome 2 map unlocalized CBS411.78m_2.2, whole genome shotgun sequence DNA:
- a CDS encoding uncharacterized protein (COG:S; EggNog:ENOG503PC83), which yields MLFIREQLVVERTNGKFTSKPHSHKRPNQSVNTLKLDKMLFVGFWMMATASAVVILPGGEPKPYTSQYPILATTEDAYFRESAPNELRSVNNTIKVILSSHSTTNISNDSGLYPSGDSFIRGAIQAWGEHLHLVVRPEEVWFTILVQMNFYMTSHAEEVRELFVNHQGQREILVEDLTWYRILSRFRTEIQARVKTDWLMDWIMPNFSTTTESDVMTANILMMGLTKAYFKYIGKPVCGLPSVTLLGELSDWQKILAKLDRLPDFGPEPEEYKARLRPILSRFVTSFEQPDSPATQEFWNQIVTGRAGKVCGSPPVFLSGWITGFFFWNENGQAFARQKGDMLTLDGISYPVLDLEFAPVGYARAPFVMRNYQGQGDFPAYVAAGNLGKQVTAGPPAGYKEALLRTGGNVSLADDKARHATLRPLSAWMLYGPLSHEPRSGWFKEDELMDIQMSVKKYMTGDTCGLLAAP from the exons ATGCTGTTTATCCGTGAGCAGCTTGTCGTTGAGCGGACCAATGGCAAGTTCACCTCG AAACCGCATTCCCACAAGAGACCAAACCAGTCGGTAAACACCTTGAAGCTCGACAAGATGCTGTTTGTGGGATTCTGGATGATGGCCACGGCCTCAGCCGTCGTTATACTTCCAGGGGGAGAACCAAAGCCCTACACAAGCCAGTATCCGATCTTGGCAACAACAGAAGACGCCTACTTTCGTGAATCCGCCCCCAATGAACTTCGGAgcgtcaacaacaccatcaaggtgATTCTGAGCTCACACTCGACCACCAACATATCCAATGATTCCGGGCTGTATCCTTCTGGTGACTCTTTCATTCGCGGCGCAATACAGGCGTGGGGTGAGCATTTGCACCTGGTCGTGCGCCCCGAAGAGGTTTGGTTCACCATTTTGGTGCAGATGAACTTTTATATGACATCTCATGCCGAGGAAGTTCGAGAGCTATTCGTCAATCACCAAGGACAACGGGAGATTCTCGTCGAGGATCTCACATGGTACCGCATTTTAAGCCGTTTCAGAACAGAAATTCAAGCGAGAGTCAAAACCGATTGGTTGATGGACTGGATCATGCCCAacttctcaacaacaaccgagAGCGACGTCATGACGGCCAATATCCTAATGATGGGTCTGACCAAAGCCTACTTCAAATACATTGGAAAGCCTGTCTGTGGTCTACCATCGGTTACGCTGCTCGGCGAGCTTTCAGACTGGCAGAAGATCCTAGCAAAGCTCGACCGTCTGCCTGACTTTGGCCCGGAGCCAGAAGAATACAAGGCCAGACTCCGTCCTATTCTTTCGAGATTTGTCACAAGCTTCGAACAGCCCGATTCACCCGCCACGCAAGAGTTTTGGAACCAAATTGTGACAGGAAGAGCGGGCAAAGTGTGCGGATCACCGCCAGTATTTCTCTCTGGATGGATCACGGGCTTCTTTTTCTGGAACGAGAACGGCCAGGCTTTCGCGCGTCAAAAAGGCGACATGTTGACACTTGATGGCATCTCCTATCCCGTTCTTGACCTCGAATTTGCACCAGTGGGATACGCAAGAGCCCCATTTGTGATGCGGAACTACCAAGGTCAAGGGGACTTCCCTGCATACGTCGCGGCTGGCAATCTAGGGAAGCAGGTCACAGCCGGTCCCCCGGCCGGGTACAAGGAGGCGTTGCTGAGGACTGGTGGCAATGTTAGCCTTGCCGACGACAAGGCTAGGCATGCGACTCTGAGGCCCTTGAGTGCATGGATGCTGTACGGCCCCCTCAGTCATGAGCCCCGATCAGGTTGGTTCAAGGAGGATGAGTTGATGGATATTCAGATGAGTGTCAAAAAGTACATGACTGGAGACACGTGTGGTTTGCTGGCCGCTCCTTGA
- a CDS encoding uncharacterized protein (EggNog:ENOG503PQHR; COG:O; MEROPS:MER0016983), whose product MLQFRVQLALCWLLGAVSLSTTRALSTPSSRTVSPGNSIISRSSIAVKIDRTAAVSSRSLGGIKSVEQLVRNAQRDSRLSKREVEFTVHPLITTVSPKRITQLVERATVLTPDYVPTDFSTWYQVLFPEPESEDNQTLHDLLATLSGYQEVASCHPLGGGILPAVDPRNDPLFPSQGYMTPAGEGINAPYAWGFPGGDGANTTIIDIERGWKLDHEDLADANITLLAGLNVKDRYQSNYRHGTAVLGEMLMVDNNIGGVGIIPGAQGHVVGVTRVVGGGPFENYPEAILDAIDALGFGDAILLEIQVPDANGNMFPVEIIDAVFDAISLATSLGITVVEPAGNGQQDLDAPILRIGSATPASILNPSSPEFRDSGAIMVGAATSTIPRTRVLESNYGARIDVHAWGENILTASVAGSADDIDTYLPFDGTSGAAPIIAGAALSVQGMVSANRGTKLDAFVLRDLIKIDGTPTSNPSVDKLGVQPDLRALIDGGHLS is encoded by the exons ATGCTTCAATTCAGAGTCCAACTTGCCCTTTGCTGGCTTCTAGGCGCTGTTTCTCTCTCAACTACTCGCGCGTTATCCACCCCTTCCAGCCGAACAGTGTCACCAGGAAATTCGATTATTTCCCGATCGTCGATTGCCGTCAAGATTGATAGAACAGCCGCGGTGTCCTCGCGCTCTCTGGGCGGTATCAAGTCCGTCGAACAACTGGTTCGAAACGCTCAAAGAGACTCTCGGCTGAGCAAAAGAGAGGTAGAATTCACCGTTCAtcctctcatcaccaccgtgTCACCAAAAAGAATCACTCAGTTGGTCGAGAGAGCGACTGTCCTTACCCCAGACTACGTCCCAACAGATTTCAGCACATGGTATCAAGTCCTTTTTCCGGAACCCGAGAGCGAGGACAACCAAACTCTCCATGATCTTCTGGCTACGCTCTCTGGCTACCAAGAGGTAGCAAGCTGCCATCCACTCGGTGGCGGCATCCTCCCCGCTGTGGACCCCAGAAATGACCCCCTATTTCCAAGCCAGGGCTATATGACGCCAGCAGGGGAGGGTATCAACGCGCCATATGCATGGGGATTCCCCGGTGGCGATGGAGCCAACACTACCATCATCGACATTGAGAGGGGTTGGAAGCTGGATCATGAGGATTTG GCGGATGCTAATATCACACTTCTAGCCGGGTTGAATGTCAAAGACAGATATCAGTCCAATTACCGGCACGGAACAGCCGTTCTCGGTGAAATGCTCATGGTGGACAACAACATTGGCGGCGTGGGCATCATCCCTGGAGCTCAGGGGCATGTTGTCGGGGTGACGCGTGttgtcggcggcggcccTTTTGAGAATTATCCCGAGGCCATCTTGGATGCCATCGATGCTCTTGGCTTTGGAGATGCGATATTGCTTGAAATCCAGGTTCCCGATGCCAACGGCAACATGTTTCCCGTCGAAATCATCGATGCCGTGTTCGACGCCATCTCCCTTGCAACCTCACTGGGAATTACGGTCGTTGAGCCAGCTGGCAACGGTCAGCAAGACCTGGATGCTCCAATCCTTCGCATCGGCAGCGCAACCCCAGCGTCTATTCTCAACCCAAGTAGTCCCGAGTTCCGCGATTCGGGCGCCATCATGGTTGGCGCAGCGACGTCGACGATACCTCGGACCAGAGTACTCGAGTCCAATTACGGGGCACGCATCGATGTGCATGCCTGGGGCGAAAACATTCTCACCGCCTCAGTTGCGGGTTCGGCCGACGATATCGACACCTATTTGCCCTTTGACGGCACATCAGGAGCCGCTCCCATCATTGCCGGCGCAGCCCTCAGCGTTCAGGGGATGGTCAGTGCCAACCGCGGGACAAAGTTGGATGCATTTGTACTCCGAGACCTGATCAAGATTGATGGAACACCCACCTCTAATCCATCCGTCGACAAGCTAGGAGTGCAGCCTGACCTTCGTGCGCTCATTGACGGAGGCCATCTTTCGTAG
- a CDS encoding uncharacterized protein (EggNog:ENOG503PQHR; COG:O), which yields MKPEAILSALAGSYELLNITRNRANDSVEIPTARSPYAFTGLLIYTSSGYMSAHMTSFNVSNLPDDGANMVWPPRNTTDLDDAWAVVAKTTLAYAGTLSINPEDPSTEESGAVLHGPLHVTNMPAWVGATQTELNGGEAQRPKRVHILETQRTCERRRYG from the coding sequence ATGAAACCCGAAGCTATTCTTTCGGCGCTGGCGGGAAGTTATGAGCTGCTCAATATCACCAGAAACAGAGCCAACGACAGCGTTGAGATACCAACCGCCCGAAGCCCATATGCCTTCACTGGTCTGCTCATATACACAAGCAGCGGCTACATGTCCGCGCACATGACATCGTTCAATGTCTCCAACCTTCCCGACGACGGAGCAAACATGGTCTGGCCCCCTCGAAATACCACAGATCTTGACGACGCGTGGGCCGTTGTCGCCAAAACTACGCTTGCATATGCTGGCACCTTGTCGATTAATCCAGAGGATCCGTCCACCGAAGAGTCCGGAGCTGTCCTGCATGGCCCGCTTCATGTCACAAACATGCCCGCATGGGTCGGTGCGACTCAAACGGAATTAAATGGTGGTGAAGCACAAAGGCCAAAACGGGTGCACATTCTTGAGACTCAGCGCACCTGTGAACGCAGACGCTACGGTTGA
- a CDS encoding uncharacterized protein (EggNog:ENOG503P5FQ; COG:A) produces MIDQEHNDPEIRSFFSDFDVVAIDKCVVPYSLRSTPGNHHHCYVDLGSREEVDRAVKELSGTAMNGVVVRLSIARDGRGPNQHGQSQSSGGGSQIDHKAREVHGGGRDYMQKSSWRRADA; encoded by the exons ATGATTGACCAGGAACACAACGACCCTGAGATTCGCAGCTTTTTTTCGGACTTCGACGT CGTCGCCATCGACAAGTGCGTGGTTCCATACTCGCTCCGATCTACGCCTGGGAACCACCATCACTGTTATGTTGACCTTGGCTCCCGCGAGGAAGTTGACCGTGCTGTCAAGGAGCTGAGCGGCACGGCAATGAATGGAGTGGTCGTTCGTCTCTCCATAGCTCGAGATGGGAGAGGCCCGAACCAGCATGGCCAAAGCCAGTCATCTGGAGGGGGTAGCCAGATTGACCACAAGGCGAGAGAGGTACACGGCGGTGGAAGAGATTACATGCAGAAAAGCAGCTGGCGGAGGGCGGATGCTTGA
- a CDS encoding uncharacterized protein (COG:C; COG:H; EggNog:ENOG503Q4VP) has translation MTDRKPILIAGAGIASLLLAQSLRLSGIPYRVFERDASFVFRAQGYRLRLSSEGLNAIQAVLDPETWQRFWDTCGKTGGLGFASFNAVTGEQIEHHLVPPALVSRQGGGKTIGISRSDMRKIFAQGCEDNIEWGKHGMGYEVTEDGVQAIFADGTRSVEGPLLVGGEGIYSKVSKQLSEGKLKVYDTGARGTHGQTPSASFKGLGEGVFRLLDDTRPEGSVFVITNVRPEEMDDPSVSFGWTMGGHPGVIRAPNDDYTIVGRTAADIAKSLTQKWHPRFRPLFEDMNESETAFWKITCSTPSGVPDWPNQPRVTVIGDSVHSMTPAGGIGANTVVRDSALIGRLLREAGGYKAESQPPTTTTNNTVDTTARRGNCTL, from the coding sequence ATGACCGACAGAAAACCCATCCTTATCGCTGGTGCGGGCATCGCCTCCCTCTTATTAGCACAGTCGCTGAGGCTCTCCGGTATTCCCTACAGGGTCTTTGAACGAGATGCTTCATTTGTTTTTCGTGCTCAGGGTTACCGGCTTCGCTTATCTTCTGAAGGCTTGAATGCCATCCAGGCCGTCTTGGATCCCGAGACTTGGCAGCGATTCTGGGACACCTGTGGCAAGACGGGCGGGCTCGGATTTGCATCGTTTAACGCCGTGACCGGAGAGCAGATCGAGCATCACTTGGTCCCACCGGCGCTAGTATCGCGACAGGGAGGAGGCAAAACGATTGGGATTTCCAGGAGTGACATGCGAAAAATATTTGCCCAAGGTTGCGAGGACAACATTGAGTGGGGCAAGCATGGGATGGGCTATGAAGTCACTGAAGACGGGGTACAAGCCATCTTTGCGGATGGGACTAGGTCTGTCGAAGGCCCCTTGCTAGTTGGCGGAGAAGGGATTTACTCCAAGGTTTCCAAGCAACTTTCAGAAGGGAAGCTGAAGGTCTATGACACAGGCGCGAGAGGGACTCACGGGCAGACGCCGAGCGCATCCTTCAAAGGCCTCGGCGAGGGAGTCTTTCGGTTGCTGGACGATACACGCCCAGAAGGGTCTGTTTTCGTCATTACGAACGTCCGCCCTGAAGAGATGGATGATCCAAGCGTCTCTTTCGGCTGGACTATGGGTGGTCACCCCGGCGTAATTCGGGCTCCAAATGATGACTACACCATCGTGGGCAGGACGGCAGCAGACATCGCCAAATCTCTGACACAGAAGTGGCACCCTCGCTTTAGACCGCTATTCGAAGACATGAACGAGTCTGAGACCGCATTTTGGAAGATCACCTGTTCAACACCCTCAGGTGTTCCTGACTGGCCAAACCAACCACGCGTCACCGTCATTGGTGACTCTGTTCATTCCATGACTCCAGCTGGTGGCATCGGTGCCAACACTGTTGTAAGAGACTCTGCACTAATTGGTCGTCTCTTGCGTGAAGCTGGCGGATACAAGGCAgaaagccaaccacccacaaccaccaccaacaacactgtcgataccaccgcaaggaggggtaactgcacgttgtga
- a CDS encoding uncharacterized protein (EggNog:ENOG503NZZA; COG:S) — protein MSTRALVVGGTNGIGYAMACRIAIDNPSSTVIISGRNKPVMIPHPNIEFLAVDASSMLQIKQYTDKIITSHRAQKLDFLIMTQGIFTMAGRTETTEGIDNKMALHYYGKQLLIRELLPVLKDNARVIIVLDGKNGAPVKLDWNDLDLKRTYSLPSAAYHCISMNDSMIQFHAAQQQQNGNSKRHFVHAYPGVVASNIMVGLPWYLRGPSQILMKIAAVSTDTCAEYLLQGVSEVTQKAEKEGRFWSNIDQKGRAVPDKAIWTEEQLKSVSDHTWTLIDSALKCTA, from the coding sequence ATGTCTACTAGAGCCCTTGTTGTCGGCGGTACGAACGGTATCGGATATGCCATGGCATGCCGAATCGCCATCGACAACCCGTCATCCACCGTGATCATCAGCGGTCGCAATAAGCCAGTCATGATTCCTCACCCCAACATCGAGTTCCTTGCTGTTGACGCCTCATCCATGCTTCAAATCAAGCAGTACACAGACAAAATCATAACTTCCCACAGGGCCCAGAAGCTCGATTTTCTCATCATGACGCAGGGTATTTTCACCATGGCCGGCCGTACAGAAACCACCGAGGGCATCGACAACAAGATGGCTCTCCACTATTATGGCAAACAGCTTCTCATCAGAGAACTTCTCCCAGTGCTGAAAGATAATGCCAGGGTGATAATTGTTCTGGATGGCAAAAACGGTGCCCCAGTGAAGCTGGACTGGAACGATCTGGATTTGAAAAGGACTTACAGCTTGCCCAGTGCTGCCTACCACTGCATCTCGATGAATGATTCCATGATCCAGTTCCACGCcgcacagcaacagcagaacGGCAACTCAAAAAGGCACTTTGTTCATGCCTACCCCGGCGTGGTGGCGTCCAACATCATGGTGGGCCTGCCTTGGTATCTGCGCGGGCCATCTCAGATCCTGATGAAGATAGCAGCGGTGTCAACAGACACATGTGCTGAGTATTTGTTGCAAGGAGTATCTGAGGTCACCcagaaggccgagaaggagggaaggtTTTGGAGCAATATTGATCAGAAAGGGCGAGCGGTACCAGACAAGGCAATCTGGACTGAGGAGCAGCTCAAGTCAGTATCTGACCACACCTGGACATTGATTGATAGTGCACTCAAGTGTACTGCCTGA
- a CDS encoding uncharacterized protein (EggNog:ENOG503PY0M) yields MASNYTPPRQAIPPIMPYNDGLIPHDNPHTLFPEVLAKHEPVYHRPSIVPSQMPPAYPQELAGYESGIPEKPGRPFWKKPVTWVALVALMIIAILAGLLGAMTTGAIKTAGNTSVSHEDSVSTNAAVTGSSNTALSSPTSPAIAPETTTGPDLTPTPTPTLATTTTTPTPSVPARTVDSPSGPVTMECPGVDRLNLDVSSPSRGELRFQRLCDVNYAFGDTNSGFGLVKDKIVASLTDCIKVCADKTGCVGVVFNDGPQCWLKHTLETKKPDDGTEAAILIQR; encoded by the exons ATGGCCAGCAACTACACACCGCCACGTCAAGCGATTCCGCCGATCATGCCGTACAACGATGGCCTCATTCCACACGACAACCCACATACACTGTTCCCCGAGGTCCTCGCGAAACATGAGCCGGTCTATCACCGGCCGTCTATAGTACCGAGTCAGATGCCACCAGCATATCCACAAGAGCTGGCAGGATATGAATCGGGAATACCTGAAAAGCCTGGTCGGCCTTTTTGGAAAAAGCCGGTTACATGGGTGGCTCTCGTAGCCCTCATGATAATCGCCATTCTTGCTGGTCTTCTAGGAGCCATGACAACCGGAGCCATCAAAACGGCAGGCAACACCAG CGTATCGCATGAAGACTCAGTGAGTACCAATGCGGCGGTCACAGGCAGTTCCAACACGGCACTATCATCGCCGACGTCACCAGCTATTGCTCCAGAGACTACAACTGGGCCGGACTtgacaccaacaccaacaccgacattagcaacaaccacgaccacGCCTACCCCTTCAGTGCCGGCTAGAACAGTGGACTCCCCGAGCGGTCCTGTCACGATGGAGTGCCCTGGTGTGGACCGGCTCAACCTTGATGTCTCTTCGCCCTCGCGTGGTGAGCTCAGGTTCCAACGACTTTGCGACGTCAATTATGCTTTCGGGGACACCAATTCCGGGTTTGGATTGGTAAAAGACAAGATAGTAGCGAGCTTGACAGACTGCATCAAGGTTTGCGCCGACAAAACAGGCTGTGTGGGTGTCGTCTTCAACGATGGTCCCCAATGCTGGCTCAAACATACACTGGAAACAAAGAAGCCGGACGATGGAACTGAAGCGGCCATTCTTATTCAGCGATGA
- a CDS encoding uncharacterized protein (EggNog:ENOG503P7C3) — protein MHLSTAIITFALSLVVSSESLVRPCGLELERCQTGWICQRLERSPTGEGICVRLPLHVPLPIRTTLVTSRATTTTTTTTTTTPKPTPTFQSCGGFRVNPATCPKGQICVDNPYVEGCGMACDKPGICVDPGEFCGGFAGFRCKGDRVCIDDPRDDCDPGNGGADCGGICV, from the exons ATGCATCTTTCTactgccatcatcacctttgCTCTTAGCCTGGTCGTCTCTTCTGAGAGTCTTGTCCGCCCCTGCGGCCTTGAATTGGAACGATGCCAGACAGGATGGATCTGTCAGAGACTTGAGCGATCGCCCACCGGCGAGGGAATCTGTGTTCGACTTCCTCTACATGTTCCCCTTCCCATACGGACAACGCTTGTCACCTCACGGG caacaacaacaaccacaacaacaacaacaacaacaccgaaACCAACACCGACATTTCAGTCTTGCGGTGGCTTTCGCGTGAACCCTGCCACCTGCCCCAAAGGTCAGATTTGCGTGGACAATCCTTACGTGGAGGGATGCGGTATGGCTTGTGACAAACCGGGAATCTGCGTTGACCCTGGCGAGTTTTGCGGAGGCTTTGCTGGCTTCCGGTGCAAGGGTGACAGAGTCTGTATCGATGATCCGCGCGATGACTGCGATCCTGGCAACGGCGGTGCCGATTGCGGCGGTATCTGTGTCTAA
- a CDS encoding uncharacterized protein (EggNog:ENOG503NWFB; COG:S), whose product MSSQPLKIGFVPEHFSTPIYFAHKHFGLDAELIPFPSGTGHMITAIRAGEIDVAIGLTEGWIAGLGKTEQTEENDGGYRLVGTFVETPLCWAISTGNQRPEIQSVDSLKGGKIGVSRIGSGSYVMGYVLADQRAWLVPTTGVGTSAESASPYSDFVVFNTFENLRKAVNDGTADFFMWEHFTSKKYYDNGEIRRVGEIYTPWSSWKIVASTKLVKGTAWDGRVDDLLEKLNKGIRHFNENPEEAVEYISTNLDYSEEDAREWLKTVKFPERTQGVDLNVVRSTIDILNKAGVLTQGKGIQAGDMIVKQR is encoded by the exons ATGAGTTCCCAGCCCCTCAAGATCGGGTTTGTTCCCGAACATTTCTCGACGCCCATTTACTTTGCCCACAAGCACTTTGGACTCGATGCCGAGCTGATCCCCTTTCCCTCGGGGACCGGACACATGATCACGGCGATCCGGGCCGGAGAGATCGATGTGGCCATCGGTCTGACGGAAGGATGGATTGCTGGATTGGGCAAGACAGAACAGACTGAGGAGAATGACGGCGGGTATAGACTCGTTGGAACATTTGTGGAAACGCCGCTTT GCTGGGCCATCTCAACAGGAAACCAGCGTCCTGAGATCCAATCCGTCGACTCGCTCAAAGGTGGCAAAATTGGCGTCTCCCGTATCGGCTCTGGCAGTTATGTCATGGGCTATGTTCTAGCGGATCAGCGTGCATGGCTCGTCCCAACCACGGGGGTGGGCACGTCGGCCGAGTCTGCGTCCCCTTACTCGGATTTTGTGGTGTTCAACACGTTTGAGAATCTCCGGAAAGCAGTGAACGACGGGACTGCGGATTTCTTCATGTGGGAGCATTTTACTTCCAAAAAGTATTACGATAATGGAGAGATTAGACGTGTGGGGGAGATCTACACTCCCTGGTCAAGCTGGAAGATTGTGGCTTCCACCAAGTTGGTGAAGGGCACCGCGTGGGATGGCAGGGTGGATGATCTGCTGGAGAAGCTGAACAAGGGCATCCGGCATTTCAATGAGAATCCAGAGGAAGCAGTCGAGTACATCAGCACGAACTTGGACTACTCGGAAGAAGATGCTAGAGAATGGCTCAAGACAGTCAAGTTCCCGGAGAGAACACAGGGGGTTGACTTGAACGTGGTCAGGAGTACGATCGACATCCTGAACAAGGCCGGAGTCTTGACCCAAGGGAAAGGGATTCAGGCCGGAGATATGATTGTCAAACAACGATAG
- a CDS encoding uncharacterized protein (EggNog:ENOG503P4DC; COG:S), protein MTHSNRSCHWRFTSLIIFVTDHHLVILLIWHETTLNAKMHPTASWRPMYNHDLSAVMLVAEEIHPGLPEGASVFAERVELFPEGCFVLESRQEICGYIISHPIPRHCPPALDTLLVEIPPTADHYYIHDLAILPSFQGRGLAAEGIKKVFDVARNYRTTCLISVYGTLAFWRRFGFEPGMDDADMSAKLRGYGNDAMYLECQNTIEQAPV, encoded by the coding sequence ATGACTCATTCAAACCGTAGCTGCCATTGGAGATTTACCTCACTTATCATTTTTGTGACTGATCACCATCTTGTAATCCTCTTGATTTGGCATGAAACAACTTTAAACGCCAAAATGCACCCAACGGCCTCATGGCGCCCCATGTACAACCACGATCTCTCGGCTGTCATGCTTGTTGCTGAAGAGATCCACCCCGGTCTCCCTGAAGGTGCCTCTGTTTTCGCAGAGCGGGTAGAACTCTTCCCTGAGGGATGCTTCGTTCTGGAATCAAGGCAGGAGATTTGCGGCTATATCATATCTCATCCCATTCCACGACACTGCCCTCCCGCTCTGGATACCCTCCTCGTTGAGATACCCCCGACTGCCGACCACTATTACATTCACGACCTCGCCATTCTCCCTTCATTCCAGGGACGTGGATTAGCTGCCGAAGGTATCAAGAAGGTTTTCGACGTTGCGCGCAACTACCGCACTACCTGTCTTATCTCAGTGTACGGCACATTGGCCTTTTGGAGACGATTTGGGTTCGAGCCTGGGATGGATGACGCAGATATGTCAGCAAAATTGAGAGGATATGGTAACGATGCCATGTATCTAGAGTGCCAGAACACAATAGAACAAGCTCCAGTCTGA
- a CDS encoding uncharacterized protein (EggNog:ENOG503PTM0), whose product MSVSWPPRAIDIYPRQSPYCLEASRVIDHPGQCKNDLQTYLSRSTSSQKIDVIPSTQFITMKPQVVLFLASLLAAGQAARPCPASPAQTSWQISEWTYDAPDRSLPGRAGTDSVIGLYLSTGGTTYSCFGMWPEEWKGFTQDNSALLWSSCVNIFGRPIDDTVSFAMDWEKRILYASHTFSCENEEVSGLATASIVLPTSCDNTGSGGNPTRCLTTSRQINFNTTLQARGQSPCSSAPASGRYLESWEIRNHTGLYESTPETEGNLFVAVNTATNEIFECASEDPAGNGVCTPVGASGGLTIASFNLDPVRKLLTMRQVWACGSGVGTVEALGAASVPAPCFEDDVPICESSIFWVGGSKA is encoded by the exons ATGTCGGTATCTTGGCCACCCCGCGCAATAGACATTTACCCACGGCAGAGTCCATATTGCCTCGAAGCCTCTCGGGTTATAGATCACCCTGGCCAGTGTAAGAACGACCTTCAAACATACCTATCTAGATCAACCTCGTCCCAGAAAATCGATGTTATACCATCGACGCAGTTTATCACCATGAAGCCTCAAGTCGTTCTCTTTCTCGCCTCTCTTCTTGCAGCAGGGCAGGCAGCAAGACCCTGTCCGGCATCTCCTGCTCAAACTTCCTGGCAGATTTCCGAATGGACCTACGATGCGCCCGATCGATCTCTACCAGGACGGGCAGGGACCGACTCGGTGATTGGTCTCTATCTCTCCACGGGTGGCACAACGTACAGCTGCTTCGGAATGTGGCCCGAGGAATGGAAAGGGTTTACTCAGGACAATTCCGCTTTGCTCTGGAGCAGTTGCGTGAACATTTTTGGCAGGCCAATCGATGACACGGTTAGTTTTGCGATGGACTGGGAGAAAAGGATTTTGTATGCGAGCCATACTTTCAGTTGTGAGAACGAAGA GGTGTCTGGATTGGCCACCGCATCCATCGTCTTGCCTACTTCATGCGATAACACGGGCTCGGGGGGCAACCCAACGCGGTGTTTGACGACGTCGAGGCAGATCAACTTTAACACAACGCTGCAGGCGAGAGGACAAAGCCCTTGTTCTTCAGCACCCGCATCAGGGAGATATCTGGAATCTTGGGAGATCAGAAACCATACTGGTCTGTACGAGTCCACGCCAGAAACCGAGGGCAACTTGTTTGTTGCTGTCAATACAGCCACAAACGAGATATTTGAGTGCGCCAGCGAGGACCCTGCCGGAAATGGTGTTTGCACTCCGGTGGGTGCGTCGGGGGGGTTGACCATCGCCTCATTTAACCTGGATCCCGTCAGGAAGCTGCTTACAATGCGCCAGGTTTGGGCTTGTGGCAGCGGAGTTGG CACGGTTGAAGCGCTTGGGGCTGCCTCTGTTCCTGCTCCCTGTTTTGAAGATGACGTTCCTATATGCGAGTCGAGCATATTCTGGGTTGGTGGAAGCAAGGCATGA